The Bacteroidales bacterium sequence AAGATGTTATCGAGGGATTCCGGATTGGAGCTGATGATTACATTTCCAAGCCCTTCAGCATGGAAGAGCTTATCTTCCGAATCGAGGCCATTCTGCGCAGGACAAAAAATGAAGGAGCCGATAAGCAAACGGTTTTCAAACTGGGAAATTATACCTTCGATTCGTCCCGGCAGCTCCTGTTACACGGAACAGAGGAGAGAAAACTTACCACCAAGGAATCAGAACTCCTGCGGTTGCTCTGTCTGAATAAAAACAGAATTCTGGAACGGAATTTTGCCCTGAAATCCATCTGGATGGACGACACATACTTTAACGCAAGGAGTATGGACGTTTATATTACCAAACTCCGCAAGTATCTCAAAGATGATCCGGCTGTACAGATAATGAATATTCACGGGAAAGGTTACAAACTGATCGTATAATGGATACGGCTAATTGAAGTTCCTCTTATGCTGAAAGATTATCCCCGTTCCATCCGCTACACATTTACTCTGCTGGCCATTTTTCTTACCCTGTTCGGGATCATTCAGGCCAGGGAGTTTTTATATCCTCTTGTTTTTGGAGCATTGCTGGCCTATCTTCTTTACCCGATGGCCAATTTTTTTGAAAAGAAACTGTTTCCAAGGGTTTTTTCTATCCTGCTGAGCGAAATTATTGGAATTATCATCATTTACGGAATTGCATTGTTTCTGGTACGGCAGGTAAGCAGAATAATTGACGATTTTCCTGAGCTTCGCCAGCAGGCAATTCATAACGTAAGCCTGTTTCTCTCATCACTCGAAGCACAGTTCGGAATATCCGATAAGAAAATCGAGAATTTCCTTCGCTCGGTAGTTGAAGGTTTGTTTACAGGCACCCGTGAACAATTCAATAAACTGTTCGTCGACCTGGCCGGTACTGT is a genomic window containing:
- a CDS encoding response regulator transcription factor: METPKVRILLAEDDENLGMLLREYLQARNFEADLFGDGEKAFRSFEKNHYDICILDIMMPVKDGFTLAKEIRMINSDIPIIFLTAKSMKEDVIEGFRIGADDYISKPFSMEELIFRIEAILRRTKNEGADKQTVFKLGNYTFDSSRQLLLHGTEERKLTTKESELLRLLCLNKNRILERNFALKSIWMDDTYFNARSMDVYITKLRKYLKDDPAVQIMNIHGKGYKLIV